The sequence below is a genomic window from Immundisolibacter sp..
CGTCGCGACGGCAACCCATGGGTTGCTGGGCGGGCCACCTGAACGACCGGTCATGTAGGCTGCGTCGAACCCCTCCTAGCCGGACGTGATGTTCGCCGATCCATTATGGGCGGTGACAACCATGAGTCTGATGTTACCGGGAGGGGACATGAAATCATGCACACATGCCGGGCCGCGCGCCCGCACGGCTCGTTACTGGCTGGCCGCGGCGGCTCTTGCCGCAGCAGGCGGTGCCCAGGCAGTCAGTTTCCAGCTTTTCGACGGCGTCGACGCGACCTTCGACACGACGCTGGGCTACGGAATGCAATTCCGTACTGAGAAATACGACCCGAATCTGTCGCGAGCTCACCCATACACCGGGTCTGAGCTACTCAACAACCAGTACGGCAACCGCACCGTGTTCGACCACAAGTGGGACATGTTCTCGCACGTGGTCAAGGCCTCGCACGACTTGCAGATCAATGGCAATCGCTGGAACGCTTTCGTTCGCGGCAACTACTTCTATGACTTTGCCATGCTGGGCAAGGACGACCAGCTGCCGCAGGCGTCCGAGAACCGGGCCATCAAGCACGGTGACATCACCGATGCGTATGTTCTGAAGCGCCTGGGCAGCGCCGACCAGTTCACCGTTCGCCTGGGCAAGCAGGTAATTTCCTGGGGTGAGAACACCTTCATCGGTGGCTCGCTGAACGACATCAACACCTTTGACGTCAGCAAGATTCGCGCGCCGGGCGTGGAGCTCAAGGACGCGCTGGTCGGTACGCCGGCGGCCTACGGCACATGGCAGGCAACCGAGGCGCTGACCGCAGAAGCTTTCGTGTTGTTCGGTTTTGACGAGGTGAAGGCGGATCCGTACGGTGCGTTCTTTGCCTCGCTGGACCCGATTGCCGATGGCGCCGGCTTTGCCAATGCCATGGCCGGTCCCTTTCCAATCTGCAGGGCCCCAGATGGTGGCACGTGTCACTTAGCGCTTGGGGCGCTGCCGCTGCCCCGGTCCGGAGACAACATTCCGTCCTATGGCGGTCAGTATGGCTTCGCGTTGCGCTACTACGCACCGAATCTGGGCAATGGTTTCGACTTTGGGCTGTATTACCAGAATCTGCATGACCACAACCCGCAA
It includes:
- a CDS encoding DUF1302 domain-containing protein yields the protein MKSCTHAGPRARTARYWLAAAALAAAGGAQAVSFQLFDGVDATFDTTLGYGMQFRTEKYDPNLSRAHPYTGSELLNNQYGNRTVFDHKWDMFSHVVKASHDLQINGNRWNAFVRGNYFYDFAMLGKDDQLPQASENRAIKHGDITDAYVLKRLGSADQFTVRLGKQVISWGENTFIGGSLNDINTFDVSKIRAPGVELKDALVGTPAAYGTWQATEALTAEAFVLFGFDEVKADPYGAFFASLDPIADGAGFANAMAGPFPICRAPDGGTCHLALGALPLPRSGDNIPSYGGQYGFALRYYAPNLGNGFDFGLYYQNLHDHNPQLSALAGTPGVMGPPTPNTFYLDYAKDVERYGVSFNTTVGPWALGGEYSYRRNAPIQGTDFLVVGATGGDLSGNVYTPGSKFEGFERYKRHQIQLTTQRLWGPMPMLLGADQWNTIGEVAFGWVDDVPGIDLNGHRKTGGSPGALAAAAAAGGGFVRFDDITGHFWGFQARSGLTYNNILFNRINMDFNTAFRWDVEGTSPELGGAQLFVGGRKQASVGVTFDYALRWKLGINQTFFFDGDNDQWRPTRSRNVSTTDRDFLAIDVSYTF